The genomic segment GCCCAACTCGAATGTTATCAGGAGGATAACGAAGTTTTTTCGAAAGATTATTCTATAAAGCGTAAACTCAGGCTAGCACGGAACCTTTAGGAGTATCTTATGGGAAAAACAATCACGACTCGATACGACGTCGCCGAGTACCTTCGAACCCCGGAGGAAATGGCTGCTTATCTTGAAGCCTGCCTGGAGGAGGCTAATGGGGATGCTGCCTTCATTGCAAAGGCACTCGGAGACATTGCACGCGCCAAAGGCATGTCTCAGGTGGCACGGGATGCCGGCTTGTCCCGCGAAAGTCTTTACAAGGCATTGTCAGGGGAACGATCTCCGGGCTTCGACACCATCCTCAAAGTGATAGGAGCGCTAGGATTGAAACTGCACGCGGAAGCAGTTTCCGGAGCTGACTCAAAGCCCCAACACGCTGCTTCAGTGAACGGCTAACGTCGCCACGAACCAGCACGTTACACACCCAAGCACCAAAATTCTCCCGCCACGCCGTCGAAATCCTGATTCCTGCAATCGAATAGGCTGATCTTTTTCATTTTTCCTCTTGACAACACCCCTCCGGCCGCGTATTTTATGAAAAAGGTGAACAAAATGGTAAACAAAATGAAAGCCGAACTGACTCCCAGGCAGGGCAAGGTCCTCCGGGCCTTCGAGGCCTTCGTTCTCGAAAACGGCCGCCCGCCGACCGTCCGCGAGCTCGGCGGGCTTCTGGGCATCGCCCATCCCTCGGCCGTGTTCAAACATCTCCGGAGCCTCGAGCGCAAGGGGCGTCTGCGCCGCGAGGACGGCGGGCCGCAACTGGCCGGCGTCCCGGCCGTCGTCGGCAGCCAGGTTCAGGTGCCCGTGGTCGGACTTGTTGCGGCCGGATCGCCCCGCGAATCCTTCGACCTTGCCGGCGAGGCCATGGACGTTCCGGCCTGGATGGTGGGCCGCCGCCGCAACGTCTTCTGCATCCGGGCCGACGGCAAGAGCATGATCGACGCCTACATCGACGACGGCGACCACGTTCTGCTCGAACGCATGGCCACGGCCAACTCCGGGGAGATGGTCGTGGCCCGCCTCGACGACGGGGCGGTGACGTTGAAGCGGCTGCGAAGGGAGAACGGGAAGATCTTTCTCGTTCCCGAAAACCCGGCCTACCTGCCGATCGAGGTCCGCGAGCCGCGCATCCTGGGCCGGGTGATCGGTGTCCTGAGGAAATACTGAGCGCGGCCGGGCTGCGGCGCGAAGGGAGGACCATGGGCCGGCGCTATATCGTCCACATCGACATCGACGCCTTCTTTGCCGCCGTCGAGGTCCTCCTCAACCCGTCGCTCCAGGGGAAACCGGTCATCGTCGGCGGCCTGTCCCACGAACGGGGCGTGGCCTCGACCTGTTCCTACGAAGCCCGAAAATACGGCGTCCACTCCGGCATGCCCCTCCGGAAATGCCGAGAGCTCTGCCCGCACGGTGTCTTCGTCCGCGGCAACCACCACGTCTACCAGGCCTTCTCGGAGAAGTTCTTCCGCGTTCTCCGAGACGCCACGCCCGACGTCGAGGAGGCTTCTCTCGACGAGGCCTATGTGGAGTTCACGCGCTGCCGCCCCCTCTACGCCGACTTTTCGTCGGCGGCCCGAAACCTCAAGGCCGGGGTCGAGCGGGAGTTGGGGATCACGGTTTCGGCCGGTGCGGCCTCGAACAAGATTCTGGCCAAGTTGGCCACACGGAAGGCCAAACCGGCCGGATTTTTCGAACTGGCCGAAGGCAGCGAAGAAGATTTCCTGCGGGAACTCGACATCGCCGATCTCCCCGGGATCGGCCCCAAGGCCCAGGTTGTCCTGCGTCTGCTGAACGTCAATCGGATCGGCGACTTGTGGGGGATGCCCCGGACCACCCTGCGCTCCCTTTTCGGCCTGGGCGGGGAGGAGATTTATCTCCTGTCGCGGGGCGTGGACTGCCGCGCCCTGGCCGCCCCGTCGGATCCCAAGTCGGTCTCCCGCGAGACGACCTTTCTCGAGGACATCTGGGACAGGCGGCTTCTTCTGGCCCACCTGGCCTATCTCTGCGACCGCCTGGCCCTGGCCCTGCGGCGGGACCGTCTCTATGCCCACGTGATCGAGGTCAAGGCCCGCTACGCCGACTTCCGAACCGAGATCAAGCGGCGTCTCGTCGTCTCGCCGCTTCGCGAGATGGGCAAAATCTACAGGATCGCCGAGGAATTGTTTCTCCGGCTCGTCGAGGGATCGCGCCTTCCCCTGCGCCTCGTCGGCGTCAAGGCCTCGGACCTTGTCCGCTCCCGGCCGCTTGCGCTCTTCGAGCCTTACGAGGAGAGGGAAGAGCGGTTGGGCGAGGCCGTGGACCGGGTCCGGGAAAAGCACGGCTTCGGAGCCGTCCTGACGGCCCGGGAAAAGATGCTCGATACGGTCTACGACTTCGATCCGCGCCGGGGCTATGTCCTCAAGACCGCATCGCTCACGAGGTAATGGAGGCGGCCGTGTTCGTGCCTCTCCGCGTCCACTCCGTGTTCAGCCGCGGGCGCGGCGCGGCGAAGCCCGTCGAGACGGCCGCCTGGGCGGAGGAAAACCGGCTTCCGGCCGCGGCACTCTCCGACATCGGGAGCCTCCACGGCTGGGCGAAGTGGAAGCGGGCGGCCGAGGCCGCCGGGGTCAAGCCTCTCTTCGGCTGCGAACTGCCGCTTGCCGGGTCTCGAGTCCCCAAAGATCCGCAGGCGTCCGGTTCCGTGCCGGGCCGGCAGGGTTGCACGACGGAAAAGGGGCCGGAAGAGAGCGGCGCGAACGGCGGCGGCCGCCTGCTCCTCCTTGTCCGGAGCCGCTCGGGCTACGCAAACCTGGTCGAGGCCCTGAACCGGGGCCGCCTCGGCTCGGGAGAGGGGCTGATCGCCGTTGTCATCCCCGAGCCTGTGTCCCGGGGGTCTGTTCCGCAGAGCGTGTCCGAAGCCGCCGCGGACCGCCTCGCGGAGATCCGGGATCTCTGTGCCGGCGACGGTCTCTACATCGGTGCGGGCTTTTCCAATTTCGAGACGGCCGCGGACATGGCCCGATCCGCGGGGCTGCCCCTTGTCTGGGCCAATCCCCTGAAGTACGTCCGCGATCCGGACCGGCTTGTTCTCCTCCACGCCCTGGAGAAAAAGGTGCCCTTTCCGCCGGAGAAAGCCAAGTTCGGCGGTCGCGGCCGTCTCTTCGGCCCCGGTCAGGAAACCGTTGCCGTGCGCCGGTTCGGCGATGCGGCCCGGGAGGCCCTGGCGCGGACGGCCGAGATCGCCCGTGCCTGCGGATTTTCCTTCGAGGATATCGTTCCGCCCCTTCCGCCCGCCGCCTTTCCGGCCGCCTTCCGCGATGTCGTCATGGCCCGTCTCCGGGCCTCCCGCGGCCTCTCGTGGCGGGAGAGGCAACGGGCTCTCGGCGAGCTCGAAGCCGTCGAAAACTCCGGGTTCGGCCCGTACTTTCTTGTCGTCAACGACATCGTCGCCTTCGCCCGCCGCCGCGGCATCCTCCACAATCTCCGGGGATCGGGCGCCTCGTCATTCCTGGCCTTCCTTCTCGGCATTTCCCGTGTCAACCCCCTGGAGTTCGATCTTTACTTCGAGCGGTTTCTGAATCCCGGCCGCAACGACCCGCCTGACATCGACATCGATTTCGACTCCCGGCGGCGCGACGAGGTCCTCGCCTATGTCCTGGATAAATACGGCGGGGGAGACAAGACGGGCGCGGCCTTCGTCTGCAGTCTCAAAAATTACGGGGCTCGCTCGGCCCTCTACGAGACGGCCCGGGCCTTCGGCATCCCCCCGGCCGAGGCGCGGGCCATGGCCAAAAAAGTCCCGGCTTTCGCCGACCCGGCCTTTCTCCTCCGCGACCGTCCGGCGCCCGGCTGCCTCGAAATCTGGAAGGCGGCGGCCGGACTGGACGGCGTCCATGCCGAAATCTCCCTCCACGTCGGCGGCGTCATCCTCACCCCGGCGCCCGCCGACCGCCATCTGCCGCTCGACGTTTCCGCCAAGGGCCTCCGGATGAGCCACTTCGACCGCGATGCCGTCGAAGACCTCCGGCTCATCAAACTCGACCTTCTCTCGGTGCGGGGCCTTGCGGCCGTCTCGGCGTCGGCCGCGGCCCTGAAACTCCGGTCCATTCCGTCCGGAGATTCCGAGACCTTCCGCCTGCTCCGGGAGGCCCGGACGATCGGCTGCTTCCAGGTCGAAAGCCCGGCCATGATGAACCTCCTGCGACGCCTTAAGCCGAAAGATGTCCACGAGCTGACCGCGGCCCTGGCCCTCATCCGGCCCGGGCCGACCGAATGCGGCATGAAGGAGGCCCTCCTCCGGTCGCGCGAGGGTCGCCCCGCCGCCCGCGACCCGTTTCTCGAAAAGCTCCTCCCCGAGACCGACGGGCTTCTGATCTACGAGGAACAGGTCATGCAGATTGCCGAACGGGCCGCGGGGATGCCGCCCGGGGAGGGCGACCTCCTCCGCCGCGAACTGAAGAAAAAAGGCCGCAACGGTCAACCGCCGGCTCTGCGCGAGCCGTTTTTCCGCGGCGCCCGGGCCCGCGGTTATGCGGCGGACGATGTCGAGAGGTTGTGGCGGACAATGGAGAAGTTTTCCTCTTATGCATTCAACAAGGCTCACAGCGCATCCTACGCGGCCATGGCCTACCGGGCCGTTTATCTCAAGGCCCATCATCCGGTGGTATACCTCGCATCCGTTCTGGCGGCCGGCGGCGGTTATTACGGCGTTGAGGAATATGTCGCCGAGGCCCGCCGATGCGGCATCGCCGTGCTGCCGCCCGACATCAATCGCAGCGGAGCCGGGTTCGAGGTCGAGGAGCGGGCCGTCCGTGTCGGCCTGGGTTCGACCAAGGGGTTGGGGGAAAAGGCGGTCACCGCCGTTCTCGAAGAGCGCCGGAACGGGGAGTTCACGTCGATCGAGGATTTCCTGGTCCGGGTGAAGCCGGGGAAGGGAGAACTCCTGGCCCTCATCAAGGCCGGCGTCTTTGACGGTATCGAGCCGCGGCGGACGCGCCAGGTCCTCCGCTATTACCGGGGAATCGGAGAGATGGACGGAGCCGGCGACATCAGTCCCGGCGACAAAGCCCGAATGCTCGTCGAGGCGCTGGGATTCCTGCCCGGCGGCGACGTCCTCGACCTCTACGAGGGCCGGCGCCCTGCGCTCCGGATCCGCGACCTGGGCGGACAGCGGGGCCGGGTCGTCGAGCTCGTCGTTCGTGTCGTCGACGCCCGGGCCCGGGAGGCGGCCCGCGGCCGCCGGACGTATTTCTATCTCTTCGAGGACGAAACCGGTCTTCTCGAGGGCGTCTCGGAGTCGAAGTGCCTGAGCTCGGGCTCGCCGCCCGTCTGCTGCCTCCGGGGCGAGGTCTTCCGCGACGGGACGGGCACCGTCAAGCTCCGCGACTGCACCTTCCTCCCCGCCTTTTGATCTGTTGAATACGCCGGGATCCCGGCCTACCGCACAGCGTCAAGTCGGTGCTGTGCGCGAGTCGAGATTGCCGTACTGCGTCGGTTCCCGCTTTTTGGGCTCGGGTGAATCCCTTCACAAGACGTGTCCGGTCCCCGGCAACACCCATCCACTCCGTTTCCGAAACCGTGCGTGAAAACTCCAAGTATTTTTTCTTTCTTCTTATCTGGAGTTTTCACCCTTCGGGCAAGCCGATCTGACCATTCCGGCTTCGTCGCAGCCTGTTCGGCGTAGCTGAACTACGCCTTCACAAACTGCATCCTTGCCGGAACGGCCATCTCGGCCTGCGCACAGTCTCGGTTCCCGGGTCTCGCTCTCCTCGACCTACGGTCTCAGATCCGTGCCCGCTCGACCCTCCGACGGCTTGCTCCGGGATTCCCCCTGCGCCCCGCGGAAACCTCCTTGCCGGAATAATAAGGTGCAACGCAGCCGGAATGGTGAGATCGGCTCGCCCGGAGGGGAAAAAGCGATGTAAGAAAAAAGCTAAAAAACTCATCGCTTTTTACGCAAAGCGTCGACTGCTTCGACGGGCTCGGAGGCGCCGTAGTGGATGGCGTTGAAGAGAAACTTGAACGTTCCGTGCGGCATGGCCCGGAAGGTGATCTCGGGGCCGAAAAGGAAGAGCCGTCCGCGACCGACCTCGGCTTCGATGACCTGGACGCCGCGGTGAAGGAACGTGTCGCCCCACGCCCAACCGCTCCGCAGGGGATTGGTGTTTCCGAACCAAGCCACGGGGCGGACACCGGCCAGCCAGGCGTCGGGTGCGAGGGCAAAGACCGGGCTGTTGTTGAAGTACACGTCGGTTGTCTCGGACAGGCCATAGGCCAACGGGTGGGCGGTGTCAACGCGGACCTGAAGCACGGAACCGGGGACATAATATTTGGAGGACGGCAGCGGCCTTTCCGTCCCATCGGGATCCTTTTCGATAAGATGGTTGGCCACCGGCAGGCCGAGATGATAGGCCAGGCCGGTCGAGCTGCCGATCGTTGCGACGGCGCCGCCCTGTTCGAGAAATTCGCGGATCCGGGGCAGGGTTTTTTCGACCGTGACTTGGCCGAGCCGGGATCGCCATGTCTCGGGGATGGATTTGGGATCTGGCTGACGGAACCAGCGGGACATCGCCTCATCCATCTCTCGCGGAGGGAAAGCGGGGATGGCGCCGCCGACGAAGACAAGAATGTCGAATCGTTTGCGGAGGTTCCCGGCGTCCAAATCCCCGGCGAAGACGAGTTCGAACGGGAACTCGAATCGTTCCAGGATCCAGCGCACCCATCCCGAAGGCATGGATCCGCCATAGACGTCCCAGAGGCCGATGCGCGCCGGCTTGATGTGGAAGGCATCTCCCTGCGGGGCTGTTGCGACGGCCTCGACTTGAATACCGAGCTCCTCGGCCGCTTTTTCCAGGATGGGCCGAACCGCATCGGACGCCGGCACATACATGGCGCCGGGAATACCCGCGGCCTTTCCTGAAGCCGGACCGTCCTTCAAGCGGAAAACCTTTCCGCCCGCGGCCAAAACCCGGTTCACCGCGATGAAGGCGTCATTGACCCGCGGATCGAGGATGAAACCCGCCGCTTCGGAGGCGGATGGTCCGACACGGCCCGGCGGTGGATCGACGAGACCCGGCAGTTCATTGAAAGGCCCGTCGAACGGATCCAGGATCCTGTCGAACTCGATGCCCATCTGGTAGGCAAGTGTCCAGCCGGCGCTGTCGTAAGGCGGGCGGGGCGGTCCGCCGGGATAGGGGATGTCGTCGGGATGATCCTGGGGTTCGAACAGGGACAGGACATGGGGACGGAAGGCCTGGGCGGCCGTGACGGCAAACGACCCGGCCGGGTAGGTTTTTCCGGCGAGATCGAACGGCTTTTCGGCCCGGTGGACCTTGACGCCGCTTTTCATGAGGGTGTTGACGAACTTGACGGCCGTCGGGAAATCCGGCTGGTCCGCGGGAATGATGTAGCCGCGGGGATCGCGCTTTTCCGGAGGAAAGAGTTTTTTCAGGTGCTCCTGGGGATAACCCTCGCGCCGGTCCGGCCGGACCTTGGCGGCCTCCATATCCGCCTGAAAGCGCTTGATGTCGCCGGGCATGATCGTCCAGGTATCGCGGCTGCCCTTTTGGATGGCGTTTTTCCCCATGAGGTAGCGCTTGTAGAGGAAGTCCTCGCGGTGCTTGGAGGCAACGTCAAGGATGGCCTTGTTCGCCGTGATGGAGTATTCGACGGAATTCCGGAAGGGCCACTTCTGGGGGAGAATCGGATAGGGGAGATCGAGGCTGGGAAGAAGCCGCTCGGGGAGGAAGGGGATTTCGACGGGCGTGGGATTGCCGATCGTTTCCGAGAGAATGCCGATCACGTTGTGGAAATACGCGGTCGTCCGCAGTCCGCCATTCCACCATGTCGAGTACGAAGCGATGTTGCGCATGGAGGTGCCGGGCTTGTCCTCGGCCACGAAACGGTTGTGGACGGTTGCGCCGACGAGCTCAACACCCATCATCAATAGGGGATCGAAGACATAATTGTAGGGGCCGCGGAAAGGCGAGATGAAAAGGACGGTCCCGGCGGGGCCCGTCTGGTGATGATTGTAGAGGATCTGGGGGTGCCACTCGATATAGAGGATCCGGCTCATGGCCTCGCTTTCCGGCTGGGTGACCATGACGAAATCCCGGTTGTTGTCGTGGCCGATGTATTTCTGGTAGAGGACCGGAAGTCCGCTCTGGGATCGTTTTTCCGGGTCCGGCTCACGCATGTACCAGTCGGCGATGAGGTCCTGTCCGTCGGGGTTGGCCGGAACGGCGAGCAGGATGACGTCGTCGAGGATGCGGAGCGTTTCGCGGTCGTTGCGGCCGGCCATCTGCCAGACGAGCTCGATGAGCTGCTGGGAGCCGAGACTTTCCGTGGCGTGGAGTCCGCCGTCGATCCAGACGACGGCCCGGCCTTCGCGGGCAAGTTCGCGGGCTTCGTCGTCCGTCAACCCTTCGGCAAGCGCCAGACGCTTCGAAATTTCCTTATAGCGGTCAAGATTGGCGTGATTTTCGGGCGATGTGACGACGGCCATGACCATGGTCCGTCCCTCGGCGGTCTTCCCGATCTCGAAGAGTTTCACGCGGTCGGATTCCCGCTCGAGCTTTTTCCAGTACTCGAGCATCCGGGCATAGCCGATGAGCTGGTAGTCGGCGCCGATTTCGAACCCGAACTCCTCCTTGGGGCTCGTGATCTTCGGCTGCGCCGCGGCCTGGGAGAAGGCTACAGCCAGAACCAGAAAAAAGCAGACGGAAAACTTGCGGAAAGACATGGGGGCCTCGCTTTCGGAAGGATTCATCGCAGAGATATCTTATATACCAGACGATCCCCGCCTGTCAAAAAACCGCCTTGACACGTTTTTCCGTCGGATTTACGATCATTTCAAGATGCCCCTGCGACGTACGCTCCGAGACTTGGCGACCCGCACCGCCTGGGATCGTCTGCTGAAGTTATGGAAGCCTATTGCGGGGTGGACGGCGATCGTGTGGGCGGTCGAATGTCTTCTCCTGAGATTCCGACAAGTTTGGGAATGGGCCGAGGAAGAACCTGGAAACGAGAACGATCTCCTTCCGAGGGCGGCCCAGCCACTCGGCGCCGTCTTTGGTCACGACGACGGCGAAAGCCGCTTGACAGTGTCTCCGGCCGGTGATAACTTTTCGATCAAAGAAAGTGTTCGGGAGTCCTTGGCCTCCGCACTGTAGAGAATTCAGATGCTCGAATGCCCGAAATGCCGTGCCGGAAACAGCGAAGGTTCCCGCTTCTGCAGAAATTGCGCCGCGCCGTTGGAGCCCGATGCGGGCGTCGGCCCTGAAGGCGCTTCTTTCACGAGAACCCTTGTCACCCCGGCTTCTCCCATCTCCAAGGGCGCGCTCATCGCCGGCAAGTACCGGATCATCGAGGAGGTCGGGGCCGGCGGGATGGGGGTCGTCTACAAGGCGGAAGACCTCAAACTCAAGCGCTCGGTGGCCCTGAAGTTTCTGCCCCCTCACCTCTTGGACTCGCCCGAGCTCAAGGAGCGGTTCCTCGTCGAGGCCCAGGCCGCCGCGGCGCTTTCCCACCCCAACATCTGCGTCATCCACGAGGTCGGAGAAAGCGAGGATCGGCCCTACATCGCCATGGAGTACGTGGAGGGCGAGACGCTTCGGGACAGAGTCAGGAAAGGGCCGCTGAAAACGGAAGAGGCCGTGGATATCATCTTGCAGGTGACAGAAGGCCTTGGGGAGGCCCACGGCAAGGGCATCGTGCACCGGGACATAAAGGGCGCCAACATCATGGTCACGCCCACGGGCCGGGCCAAGGTCATGGACTTCGGGCTGGCCAAGCTCCGGGGCGGCACGTCGCTCACCAGGACGCAGACGACGCTCGGGACGATCGCCTATATGTCGCCCGAGCAGGCCCGGGGGGATAAGCTCGACCAGCGCACTGATATATGGTCTCTGGGAATTGTGCTTTACGAGCTTCTATCGGGAAAGCTTCCCTTCCAGGGCGACCACGACCAGACAGTGATCTACTCCATAATTCATAAGGAACCCGAATCGCTAGTCAAGATACGCCCAGCGCTTACCCCCGAGCTGGATCACGTCGTCGGCCAGGCCCTGTCCAAGAAGGTGTTCGAGCGTTACCAGACCATGGAGGAACTCCGGGAGGACCTCGCTGCCATTGTCGAAGGCCTCAAGCCGCTGAAGGCCAAGGCCAGGCCCTCCGAGCCCGAGAAGTCCATCGCCGTGCTCCCGTTCATCAACGATAGTCCCGACCAGGAGAACACCTACTTCATCAACGGCGTAATGGAGGAGATCCTGGGCAACCTCCAGAAGATCAAAGCGCTCCGAGTGATCTCCCGGACCTCGGTCGAACGATACCGTGAAAGGAAGAAGTCTGTCCGCGAGATCGCTGAAGAGCTGGGCGTGAACTACATCGTGGAGGGCAGCGCGCAGAAGTACGGCAACGCCTTTCGCCTGCGAGCCCAGCTGATCATGGCCGGGCGGGAGACCCACATCTGGGGCGATTCCTTCCAGCAGAAGATCGCCGATGTGGAGGACATCTTCGACATCCAGATCAGGATCGCCAAATCCATAGCCGAGAAACTCCGAGCGGTCA from the Acidobacteriota bacterium genome contains:
- a CDS encoding putative addiction module antidote protein, with protein sequence MGKTITTRYDVAEYLRTPEEMAAYLEACLEEANGDAAFIAKALGDIARAKGMSQVARDAGLSRESLYKALSGERSPGFDTILKVIGALGLKLHAEAVSGADSKPQHAASVNG
- the lexA gene encoding transcriptional repressor LexA, translated to MVNKMKAELTPRQGKVLRAFEAFVLENGRPPTVRELGGLLGIAHPSAVFKHLRSLERKGRLRREDGGPQLAGVPAVVGSQVQVPVVGLVAAGSPRESFDLAGEAMDVPAWMVGRRRNVFCIRADGKSMIDAYIDDGDHVLLERMATANSGEMVVARLDDGAVTLKRLRRENGKIFLVPENPAYLPIEVREPRILGRVIGVLRKY
- the dinB gene encoding DNA polymerase IV, with protein sequence MGRRYIVHIDIDAFFAAVEVLLNPSLQGKPVIVGGLSHERGVASTCSYEARKYGVHSGMPLRKCRELCPHGVFVRGNHHVYQAFSEKFFRVLRDATPDVEEASLDEAYVEFTRCRPLYADFSSAARNLKAGVERELGITVSAGAASNKILAKLATRKAKPAGFFELAEGSEEDFLRELDIADLPGIGPKAQVVLRLLNVNRIGDLWGMPRTTLRSLFGLGGEEIYLLSRGVDCRALAAPSDPKSVSRETTFLEDIWDRRLLLAHLAYLCDRLALALRRDRLYAHVIEVKARYADFRTEIKRRLVVSPLREMGKIYRIAEELFLRLVEGSRLPLRLVGVKASDLVRSRPLALFEPYEEREERLGEAVDRVREKHGFGAVLTAREKMLDTVYDFDPRRGYVLKTASLTR
- the dnaE gene encoding DNA polymerase III subunit alpha — encoded protein: MFVPLRVHSVFSRGRGAAKPVETAAWAEENRLPAAALSDIGSLHGWAKWKRAAEAAGVKPLFGCELPLAGSRVPKDPQASGSVPGRQGCTTEKGPEESGANGGGRLLLLVRSRSGYANLVEALNRGRLGSGEGLIAVVIPEPVSRGSVPQSVSEAAADRLAEIRDLCAGDGLYIGAGFSNFETAADMARSAGLPLVWANPLKYVRDPDRLVLLHALEKKVPFPPEKAKFGGRGRLFGPGQETVAVRRFGDAAREALARTAEIARACGFSFEDIVPPLPPAAFPAAFRDVVMARLRASRGLSWRERQRALGELEAVENSGFGPYFLVVNDIVAFARRRGILHNLRGSGASSFLAFLLGISRVNPLEFDLYFERFLNPGRNDPPDIDIDFDSRRRDEVLAYVLDKYGGGDKTGAAFVCSLKNYGARSALYETARAFGIPPAEARAMAKKVPAFADPAFLLRDRPAPGCLEIWKAAAGLDGVHAEISLHVGGVILTPAPADRHLPLDVSAKGLRMSHFDRDAVEDLRLIKLDLLSVRGLAAVSASAAALKLRSIPSGDSETFRLLREARTIGCFQVESPAMMNLLRRLKPKDVHELTAALALIRPGPTECGMKEALLRSREGRPAARDPFLEKLLPETDGLLIYEEQVMQIAERAAGMPPGEGDLLRRELKKKGRNGQPPALREPFFRGARARGYAADDVERLWRTMEKFSSYAFNKAHSASYAAMAYRAVYLKAHHPVVYLASVLAAGGGYYGVEEYVAEARRCGIAVLPPDINRSGAGFEVEERAVRVGLGSTKGLGEKAVTAVLEERRNGEFTSIEDFLVRVKPGKGELLALIKAGVFDGIEPRRTRQVLRYYRGIGEMDGAGDISPGDKARMLVEALGFLPGGDVLDLYEGRRPALRIRDLGGQRGRVVELVVRVVDARAREAARGRRTYFYLFEDETGLLEGVSESKCLSSGSPPVCCLRGEVFRDGTGTVKLRDCTFLPAF
- a CDS encoding M14 family metallopeptidase, which codes for MNPSESEAPMSFRKFSVCFFLVLAVAFSQAAAQPKITSPKEEFGFEIGADYQLIGYARMLEYWKKLERESDRVKLFEIGKTAEGRTMVMAVVTSPENHANLDRYKEISKRLALAEGLTDDEARELAREGRAVVWIDGGLHATESLGSQQLIELVWQMAGRNDRETLRILDDVILLAVPANPDGQDLIADWYMREPDPEKRSQSGLPVLYQKYIGHDNNRDFVMVTQPESEAMSRILYIEWHPQILYNHHQTGPAGTVLFISPFRGPYNYVFDPLLMMGVELVGATVHNRFVAEDKPGTSMRNIASYSTWWNGGLRTTAYFHNVIGILSETIGNPTPVEIPFLPERLLPSLDLPYPILPQKWPFRNSVEYSITANKAILDVASKHREDFLYKRYLMGKNAIQKGSRDTWTIMPGDIKRFQADMEAAKVRPDRREGYPQEHLKKLFPPEKRDPRGYIIPADQPDFPTAVKFVNTLMKSGVKVHRAEKPFDLAGKTYPAGSFAVTAAQAFRPHVLSLFEPQDHPDDIPYPGGPPRPPYDSAGWTLAYQMGIEFDRILDPFDGPFNELPGLVDPPPGRVGPSASEAAGFILDPRVNDAFIAVNRVLAAGGKVFRLKDGPASGKAAGIPGAMYVPASDAVRPILEKAAEELGIQVEAVATAPQGDAFHIKPARIGLWDVYGGSMPSGWVRWILERFEFPFELVFAGDLDAGNLRKRFDILVFVGGAIPAFPPREMDEAMSRWFRQPDPKSIPETWRSRLGQVTVEKTLPRIREFLEQGGAVATIGSSTGLAYHLGLPVANHLIEKDPDGTERPLPSSKYYVPGSVLQVRVDTAHPLAYGLSETTDVYFNNSPVFALAPDAWLAGVRPVAWFGNTNPLRSGWAWGDTFLHRGVQVIEAEVGRGRLFLFGPEITFRAMPHGTFKFLFNAIHYGASEPVEAVDALRKKR
- a CDS encoding protein kinase, with product MLECPKCRAGNSEGSRFCRNCAAPLEPDAGVGPEGASFTRTLVTPASPISKGALIAGKYRIIEEVGAGGMGVVYKAEDLKLKRSVALKFLPPHLLDSPELKERFLVEAQAAAALSHPNICVIHEVGESEDRPYIAMEYVEGETLRDRVRKGPLKTEEAVDIILQVTEGLGEAHGKGIVHRDIKGANIMVTPTGRAKVMDFGLAKLRGGTSLTRTQTTLGTIAYMSPEQARGDKLDQRTDIWSLGIVLYELLSGKLPFQGDHDQTVIYSIIHKEPESLVKIRPALTPELDHVVGQALSKKVFERYQTMEELREDLAAIVEGLKPLKAKARPSEPEKSIAVLPFINDSPDQENTYFINGVMEEILGNLQKIKALRVISRTSVERYRERKKSVREIAEELGVNYIVEGSAQKYGNAFRLRAQLIMAGRETHIWGDSFQQKIADVEDIFDIQIRIAKSIAEKLRAVISPEEKKLIEKIPVADLAVYDEYLKARSHICDGRREALNKALEFLTGGVAKNPGWAPLYAGLAEAWLWIQQNGFEQPSVSAPQIIENLNKALALDPDLAEAHYLSAMIAHLVEWDWEKSEKEFLRALAINPNDALSRGLYAHLLLILHRKDEALAQNELALSLDPLNPMMKLTNIGTLLQAGEYQASLSLAEEAVADDPDNLNLNQMIEIAAYRLKQYDKVLRAVRHVLPLPLEEDVYRDIERIYSEAGIVAAYEKIVERLEKYAESQPVGFHDLAFRYLVAEQPDKAMDWVEKGFEMHDPLMTYITTPARYFDRLFGDPRFIAICEKMNLPLPE